One Thermoplasma volcanium GSS1 genomic window carries:
- a CDS encoding aldo/keto reductase: MTFDQVEYSIIARDIERSGLYDYCKNNNIAIIIYSPISHGNIWRIK; the protein is encoded by the coding sequence ATTACATTTGATCAGGTTGAGTATAGTATAATTGCAAGGGATATAGAAAGGTCAGGGCTTTATGATTACTGCAAGAATAATAATATAGCAATTATTATATACAGCCCCATTTCACATGGAAATATATGGAGGATAAAATAA
- a CDS encoding glycosyltransferase family 2 protein has protein sequence MENEKLPYISVIIIAYNRKEFLLDAIKSALNQTLDREYYEIIVIKNFQDDTIDNFIKENNIKGIISENKSLGGKISEALYVSKGEIVSFLEDDDLFFPNKLREVYDIFISNPNLVYYHNNFIKTNNRLFEIDYSENKKNKKIFLKLIELNNIKTINYLISKKLIAFNMSAITIRKSYFNDCLDILENIRIAHDMCFFFCLSGKSDTSKEILIYDKPLSIWFIHNSWSNTSCDLEIKNFKNKNFTIAKETLNAIVYIFNEFCIKNNLYNFYDNKQPLCDYLKLTISARKSQLYLLNEYEININDIKLFFKFVTMRKSIYLSGAFILVLFGKFISKKLSTKIFLYISFLLNTI, from the coding sequence ATGGAGAATGAAAAATTACCATACATAAGCGTCATAATAATTGCATACAACAGAAAGGAATTTTTATTGGATGCCATAAAAAGTGCATTGAATCAAACATTAGACAGAGAATATTATGAAATTATTGTCATCAAAAATTTTCAGGATGATACGATAGATAATTTCATTAAAGAAAATAATATTAAAGGAATAATAAGTGAAAACAAATCACTGGGCGGAAAAATATCTGAAGCGCTTTATGTGTCAAAAGGTGAAATAGTATCATTTTTAGAAGACGATGATTTATTTTTTCCAAATAAATTAAGGGAAGTTTATGATATTTTTATTAGTAATCCAAATCTTGTTTATTATCATAATAATTTTATTAAAACCAATAATAGATTATTTGAAATAGATTATAGTGAAAACAAGAAAAATAAAAAAATATTTCTAAAATTAATCGAATTGAACAATATTAAAACCATCAATTATCTTATAAGTAAAAAATTAATAGCCTTCAATATGTCAGCTATTACAATAAGAAAATCATATTTTAATGATTGCTTAGACATTTTGGAAAATATAAGAATAGCACATGATATGTGTTTCTTTTTTTGTCTTTCAGGCAAATCAGATACCTCAAAAGAAATTTTGATATATGATAAACCCTTATCAATTTGGTTTATCCATAATTCATGGTCCAACACCTCTTGTGATTTAGAAATAAAAAACTTCAAAAATAAAAATTTTACTATTGCCAAAGAAACTTTAAATGCTATTGTATATATATTTAATGAATTTTGTATTAAGAATAATTTATATAATTTCTATGATAATAAACAACCATTATGTGATTATCTCAAACTTACAATATCAGCTCGGAAATCACAATTATATTTATTAAACGAATATGAAATTAATATAAACGATATTAAATTATTCTTTAAGTTTGTAACAATGAGAAAAAGTATTTATCTTTCAGGTGCGTTTATTTTAGTATTATTTGGTAAATTTATTTCTAAAAAACTTTCAACAAAAATATTTTTGTATATATCATTTCTTTTAAATACCATATAA
- a CDS encoding glycosyltransferase family 4 protein, which translates to MKIIILVRILWTAGAQKIAIAEAKQLTKMGYKVKLVFLRATESGRNLLNKLEDIDYEIFSGENYKPKLIYSFITGLFMLDRRGEGTVDYNLINKFARSVKKGDADYIICHDQWAGLAGLKIKRKLGIPYSVMMHEHVNGKYNVPVLGKIATKMERDVLKNADKIFAVTEKIANNVTSIYGFKCEPDLVGMTLQKTKNFHERDNIILATSTWGKDRSPDTYLDIIEAIPDFKLYFIGRWNLKSEFEDFKNNVYKRNLQEKVIINDNMPDEELDELYASSKFVIRFGGTKEYGLGTATVFAISHLTPVIIDSTLGISDIITKYGGGYIVDKNDINKISNFILENNNEINYEKLQNNLLNITREYTWERHCRILMNVLK; encoded by the coding sequence ATGAAGATAATAATTTTGGTTAGAATTCTATGGACTGCAGGAGCACAGAAAATAGCAATAGCTGAGGCAAAACAATTAACTAAAATGGGGTATAAAGTCAAACTTGTTTTTTTGAGAGCAACGGAAAGTGGCAGGAATCTTTTAAATAAACTTGAGGATATAGATTATGAAATATTTTCAGGTGAAAACTATAAACCGAAACTCATATACTCATTTATAACAGGCCTATTTATGCTTGATAGAAGAGGAGAAGGCACAGTTGATTATAACCTTATAAATAAATTTGCAAGATCTGTTAAAAAGGGGGACGCGGATTATATAATATGTCACGACCAGTGGGCTGGATTGGCTGGTCTAAAAATTAAGAGAAAGCTGGGAATTCCATACTCTGTAATGATGCACGAACATGTTAATGGTAAGTATAATGTTCCTGTATTAGGTAAAATAGCTACTAAAATGGAGAGAGACGTTTTAAAAAATGCAGATAAAATTTTTGCTGTAACCGAGAAAATTGCCAATAATGTAACATCTATATATGGATTTAAATGTGAACCAGATTTAGTAGGAATGACATTACAAAAAACTAAAAACTTTCATGAAAGGGATAATATAATCCTTGCAACGTCTACTTGGGGCAAGGACAGATCACCCGATACTTATTTAGATATTATCGAAGCTATACCTGATTTTAAACTTTATTTTATTGGAAGATGGAATCTAAAATCTGAATTTGAAGATTTTAAAAATAATGTATATAAAAGAAATTTACAGGAAAAAGTTATCATAAATGATAATATGCCTGATGAAGAACTTGATGAATTATATGCTTCTTCAAAATTTGTAATTAGATTTGGTGGTACCAAGGAGTACGGTCTGGGAACCGCTACAGTATTCGCTATCTCGCATCTTACACCTGTGATTATAGATTCCACATTGGGAATTTCTGATATAATTACAAAATATGGTGGTGGGTATATTGTAGATAAAAATGATATTAACAAAATATCCAATTTTATATTGGAAAATAATAATGAAATCAATTATGAAAAACTACAGAACAACTTATTAAATATAACCAGAGAATATACTTGGGAAAGACACTGTAGAATCTTAATGAATGTTCTTAAATAA
- a CDS encoding aldo/keto reductase, which produces MWHRANNREAIRDYKRDDLFIAGKVWANHFRYDDLMKAREASLNKLGIDYLDLYQFNWPNPDVLIGETMKATEELMDEGKIKNIGINNFSAK; this is translated from the coding sequence ATATGGCACAGAGCCAATAATAGGGAAGCAATAAGAGATTATAAAAGGGATGATCTTTTTATAGCAGGCAAGGTATGGGCAAACCATTTCCGCTACGATGATTTGATGAAAGCGCGCGAAGCTAGCTTAAACAAGCTGGGTATCGATTATTTAGATCTTTACCAGTTTAACTGGCCAAATCCAGATGTACTCATTGGAGAAACAATGAAGGCAACGGAGGAATTAATGGACGAGGGCAAAATTAAGAATATAGGTATTAACAATTTCTCTGCAAAGTAA